In the genome of Brachionichthys hirsutus isolate HB-005 chromosome 23, CSIRO-AGI_Bhir_v1, whole genome shotgun sequence, one region contains:
- the htr2cl1 gene encoding 5-hydroxytryptamine (serotonin) receptor 2C, G protein-coupled-like 1, whose translation MSGPASAHLGGFGATVSSLETGSRVARPSNGPLDLNQSWGIGLGGGGGGAAAMSAGLDNFTQESVTRVVMTEKNWPALLILVIIALTIGGNILVILAVSLEKKLQNATNFFLRSLAVADMLVGILVMPISLINILYDYAWPLPNALCPIWIYLDVLFSTASIMHLCAISLDRYVAIRNPIEHSRFNSRTKAMMKIAAVWTISIGVSMPIPVIGLHNEDKVFVNGSCVLNEERFMLIGSFVAFFIPLVIMVVTYCLTIQVLQRQATVFLYEAKTSSQQPLHKPAMANTLQPPSSTFHIPQINTLSPPPPAESRPPQSRRNTLSCLKAAEPTLILGASTAESLSIIPSSEVASQLSSPAAGPSRSDASGCHGRRGMMQAIKNEKRASKVLGIVFFLFLIMWCPFFITNVTFVLCRGSCNESLLNDLLNVFVWVGYISSGVNPLVYTLFNKTYRRAFSSYIRCQYNMAANAAGQSCKALLVPPPCPSHAVTPLLTGSHGKAGMDRNRNCRNGGRGDNGRLSVDPEDMTDDETQIGIVSQSLTECHNIGMLSETEPETEAEQELSFISCSPVSREHTSSV comes from the exons ATGAGCGGCCCGGCGAGTGCTCACCTCGGCGGGTTCGGTGCCACCGTGTCCTCCCTGGAGACGGGAAGTCGCGTGGCTCGGCCAAGCAACGGCCCCCTGGACCTCAACCAGTCGTGGGGCATCGGGCTcgggggcggcggcggaggTGCAGCGGCCATGAGCGCGGGACTGGACAATTTTACCCAGGAATCTGTTACGAGGGTGGTGATGACAGAGAAAAACTGGCCGGCGCTGCTCATACTGGTCATCATCGCACTGACGATCGGGGGCAACATCTTGGTGATCCTGGCGGTGTCGCTGGAGAAGAAGCTCCAAAACGCCACCAACTTCTTCCTGAGGTCGCTGGCAGTAGCGGACATGCTTGTAGGCATTCTGGTCATGCCGATCTCCCTGATCAATATCCTCTACG ACTACGCCTGGCCTCTTCCCAACGCCCTGTGTCCGATCTGGATCTACCTGGACGTGCTGTTCTCCACGGCCTCCATCATGCACCTGTGCGCCATCTCCCTGGACCGCTACGTCGCCATCCGCAACCCCATAGAGCACAGCCGCTTCAACTCCAGAACCAAAGCCATGATGAAGATCGCCGCCGTCTGGACCATATCTATAG GCGTTTCGATGCCTATCCCGGTCATCGGCCTCCACAACGAGGACAAGGTGTTCGTCAACGGCAGCTGCGTCCTCAACGAGGAGCGCTTCATGCTGATTGGCTCCTTCGTGGCCTTTTTCATCCCGTTGGTCATCATGGTGGTGACGTACTGCCTCACCATACAG GTGCTCCAGAGGCAGGCCACCGTCTTCCTGTACGAGGCAAAGACTTCCTCCCAGCAGCCATTGCACAAACCAGCGATGGCAAATACATTACAGCCTCCATCCAGCACCTTTCACATCCCTCAGATCAA CactttgtctccccccccccccgcagagtcAAGGCCTCCTCAGAGCAGACGAAACACCTTGAGCTGTTTGAAAGCAGCAGAGCCCACCTTGATCCTCGGCGCCTCCACGGCGGAAAGCCTCAGCATCATTCCCAGCTCCGAAGTGGCGTCTCAGCTCAGCTCGCCAGCCGCGGGGCCGTCGCGGAGCGATGCCTCTGGTTGCCACGGGCGACGGGGGATGATGCAGGCCATAAAGAATGAGAAGCGAGCCTCCAAG GTCCTGGGAAttgtcttctttctcttccttatAATGTGGTGTCCCTTCTTTATCACCAATGTCACCTTCGTCCTGTGCCGGGGCTCCTGCAACGAGTCGCTGCTCAACGACCTCCTCAACGTCTTCGTCTGGGTGGGCTACATCTCCTCTGGCGTTAACCCTCTGGTCTACACCCTCTTCAACAAGACCTACCGGAGAGCCTTCTCGAGCTACATCAGGTGCCAGTACAACATGGCGGCCAATGCGGCCGGGCAGAGTTGCAAAGCCCTCCTGGTCCCCCCGCCGTGTCCGTCGCACGCCGTTACCCCTCTACTGACGGGAAGTCACGGGAAAGCAGGCATGGACCGCAACAGGAACTGTCGCAACGGCGGCAGGGGGGATAACGGGAGGCTGTCGGTGGATCCCGAAGACATGACGGATGACGAGACACAAATTGGAATAGTGTCGCAGAGCCTCACGGAATGCCACAACATCGGCATGCTCTCGGAGACGGAGCCCGAAACCGAGGCGGAGCAGGAGCTGTCGTTCATCAGCTGCAGCCCCGTCTCCAGAGAACACACAAgcagtgtgtga